One segment of Streptomyces sp. XD-27 DNA contains the following:
- a CDS encoding TetR/AcrR family transcriptional regulator C-terminal domain-containing protein, protein MATTRLDRALVVDTALRLLNEVGLDGLTLRRIAKELNVQAPALYWHFKNKGELLDEMATAVYREMTRTPMAPAATWQEQLARTQRGLRDALLRYRDGAKVFGGTRFTDTGHAAAMETHLRVLVDAGFTPSAAARASFIAYTFTLGFVTEEQAVRSAPGERVTPGYDVDQRAERIGADYPLAAAAGADLFLDYEERFEEGLRAIIAGIEATLLPSARRA, encoded by the coding sequence ATGGCGACGACGCGACTGGACCGCGCCCTGGTGGTGGACACCGCGCTGCGGCTGCTCAACGAGGTGGGGCTGGACGGGCTCACCCTGCGCCGCATCGCCAAGGAGCTGAACGTCCAGGCGCCCGCGCTCTACTGGCACTTCAAGAACAAGGGCGAACTGCTGGACGAGATGGCCACCGCCGTCTACCGCGAGATGACCCGCACCCCCATGGCCCCCGCCGCCACCTGGCAGGAACAGCTCGCCCGGACCCAGCGCGGCCTGCGCGACGCCCTGCTGCGGTATCGCGACGGCGCCAAGGTCTTCGGCGGCACCCGGTTCACCGACACCGGCCACGCCGCCGCGATGGAGACCCACCTGCGCGTCCTGGTCGACGCGGGCTTCACCCCGAGCGCCGCCGCGCGCGCGTCCTTCATCGCGTACACCTTCACCCTCGGCTTCGTGACCGAGGAGCAGGCGGTCCGGTCCGCGCCCGGCGAACGCGTCACCCCCGGGTACGACGTCGACCAGCGGGCGGAACGCATCGGCGCGGACTACCCGCTGGCCGCGGCGGCGGGCGCGGACCTGTTCCTGGACTACGAGGAGCGCTTCGAGGAGGGGCTGCGCGCGATCATCGCGGGCATCGAGGCGACCCTGCTGCCGTCGGCCCGGCGGGCCTGA
- a CDS encoding polysialyltransferase family glycosyltransferase, whose translation MPARGARKRTQIFFASTLYGAATLAAALDADLFEPADRRLLLISNNAATPETTPALDEMPGFDRLRDRFDGLLSWNETIRPFHPGGWSPRANDVPLWERHLRLLWGLGDDTVELAVESIQVAPALSLAKLFPDSPLDVYADGLMSYGPTRNKLDPLVGTRIRRLLHLDLVPGLKPLLLTEFGVEAEIIPTDAFAKTLAELSHAAPQTPELDALGAAAERPVLLLGQYLSALDILTPEEEERLHVRMLRGAYALGHRNIVFKPHPTAPARWSRMLEKEAGELGAELTVLDAPVLAEVLYQRLRPTLVVGCFSTALLTATAFYGLPAARIGTEVLLERLTPYQNSNRVPVTIVDALLPDLEDRAAVTGWTPTDGERTAREADLTGLVTAVGFAMQAQIYPTLRPAAERYLSRRLDANTWRYFKRRRLTALALPGAVPSQLSFVSRNETVRRVARRARAVQRKIKKKTTQ comes from the coding sequence ATGCCCGCGCGCGGCGCACGCAAGCGCACCCAGATCTTCTTCGCCTCCACCCTCTACGGCGCCGCCACCCTGGCCGCCGCGCTGGACGCGGACCTCTTCGAGCCGGCCGACCGCAGACTGCTGCTGATCAGCAACAACGCCGCGACGCCGGAGACCACTCCGGCGCTGGACGAGATGCCGGGCTTCGATCGGCTGCGGGACCGGTTCGACGGGCTGCTGTCGTGGAACGAAACGATCCGCCCGTTCCACCCGGGCGGCTGGTCGCCGCGCGCCAACGACGTCCCGCTGTGGGAGCGGCACCTGCGGCTGCTGTGGGGGCTGGGCGACGACACGGTCGAACTGGCCGTGGAGTCCATCCAGGTGGCCCCGGCGCTCTCCCTCGCCAAGCTCTTCCCCGACTCCCCGCTCGACGTCTACGCCGACGGGCTGATGAGCTACGGCCCGACCCGCAACAAGCTCGACCCGCTGGTCGGCACCCGTATCCGGCGGCTGCTCCATCTGGACCTGGTGCCGGGGCTCAAGCCGCTGCTGCTCACCGAGTTCGGCGTCGAGGCGGAGATCATCCCCACCGACGCCTTCGCCAAGACGCTCGCCGAACTGTCCCACGCGGCCCCGCAGACGCCGGAGCTGGACGCGCTGGGCGCGGCGGCCGAGCGGCCGGTCCTGCTGCTGGGCCAGTACCTGTCCGCGCTGGACATCCTCACCCCCGAGGAAGAGGAGCGGCTGCACGTCCGCATGCTGCGCGGCGCGTACGCGCTCGGCCACCGCAACATCGTCTTCAAGCCGCACCCCACCGCCCCCGCCCGCTGGTCGCGGATGCTGGAGAAGGAGGCCGGGGAGCTGGGCGCCGAGCTGACCGTGCTGGACGCGCCGGTCCTGGCCGAGGTGCTCTACCAGCGGCTGCGCCCGACGCTGGTGGTCGGCTGCTTCTCCACCGCGCTGCTCACCGCGACCGCGTTCTACGGCCTGCCCGCCGCCCGGATCGGCACCGAGGTGCTGCTGGAGCGGCTGACCCCGTATCAGAACAGCAACCGGGTGCCCGTCACGATCGTCGACGCGCTGCTGCCGGACCTGGAGGACCGCGCGGCGGTCACCGGCTGGACGCCCACGGACGGCGAGCGCACGGCGCGCGAGGCGGACCTGACCGGCCTGGTCACGGCGGTCGGCTTCGCGATGCAGGCGCAGATCTACCCGACCCTGCGGCCCGCCGCCGAGCGCTATCTCAGCAGGCGCCTCGACGCGAACACCTGGCGCTACTTCAAGCGGCGCCGGCTGACCGCGCTGGCCCTGCCGGGCGCGGTCCCCTCCCAGCTGTCGTTCGTCTCCCGCAACGAGACGGTCCGCCGCGTCGCCCGCCGCGCCCGCGCCGTCCAGCGCAAGATCAAGAAGAAGACCACCCAGTGA
- a CDS encoding glycosyltransferase family 2 protein, whose product MVKLSVIVPFYNVQTYAPDTLRSLRANARDDFEFILVDDCSADETPEILERAERELPGAVLVRHERNGGLATARNTGLDAASGEYLTFLDGDDWLAPGYYEQLLEVIEDLGVDFVRTDHVQCTARARTIHRVPVGRRGVVMNPRDAILPADRSTSVDYAYAWAGMYHRRLADDGLLHFTHGLRTAEDRPWIWRLHREARSFAVVGLLGVFYRRGVASSLTQIGDVRQLDFIRAFDQVIEETARDQEADKLLPKAVRTYCAIISHHLGNIERFEPAVARKLRTMSAAAMKRMPQDILKDALNSMDYERAARLRRLRRRPVAGEVAA is encoded by the coding sequence GTGGTTAAGCTCTCCGTCATCGTGCCGTTCTACAACGTGCAGACCTATGCCCCTGACACCCTGCGAAGTCTGCGTGCGAACGCACGCGACGACTTCGAATTCATTCTCGTGGACGACTGCTCGGCCGACGAAACGCCGGAGATCCTGGAGCGCGCCGAGCGCGAGCTGCCGGGGGCGGTCCTGGTGCGGCACGAGAGGAACGGCGGGCTCGCCACCGCGCGCAACACCGGACTGGACGCGGCGAGCGGCGAGTACCTCACGTTCCTCGACGGCGACGACTGGCTCGCGCCGGGCTACTACGAGCAACTCCTCGAGGTGATCGAGGACTTGGGCGTGGACTTCGTCCGTACGGACCACGTCCAGTGCACCGCCCGCGCGCGCACGATCCACCGGGTGCCGGTGGGCCGCCGCGGCGTGGTGATGAACCCGCGCGACGCCATCCTCCCCGCCGACCGCTCGACGTCCGTCGACTACGCCTACGCCTGGGCGGGCATGTACCACCGCCGGCTGGCGGACGACGGCCTGCTGCATTTCACGCACGGCCTGCGCACCGCCGAGGACCGGCCGTGGATCTGGCGGCTGCACCGCGAGGCGCGCAGCTTCGCGGTGGTCGGGCTGCTGGGCGTGTTCTACCGGCGCGGCGTCGCCTCTTCGCTCACCCAGATCGGCGACGTACGGCAACTCGACTTCATCCGCGCATTCGATCAGGTTATCGAGGAAACCGCCCGGGATCAGGAGGCGGATAAACTCCTTCCGAAAGCCGTCCGAACATATTGCGCCATCATCTCGCACCATCTGGGCAATATCGAAAGATTCGAACCCGCGGTCGCCCGCAAGCTGCGCACCATGAGCGCGGCGGCGATGAAGCGCATGCCGCAGGACATACTGAAAGACGCGCTGAACTCCATGGACTACGAGCGTGCCGCACGGCTCAGGCGGCTCCGCCGCAGGCCCGTGGCCGGAGAGGTGGCGGCCTGA
- a CDS encoding acylneuraminate cytidylyltransferase, producing MPTVPERRVVAVIPARGGSKGVPAKNLASVGGVPLVARAVRECRASRLVTDVIVSTDDAGIAAAARGAGAEVIQRPTDIAGDTATSEAAVLHALDAFESRHRTTAEVVLLVQCTSPFIVREDVDGVAAAVLEDGADSALTVAPFHGFVWRDAADDGGFAAYGTTAYPVTPAPGTASGGVPSARSTAPAGAVPAAARRAGAGSTGVADGSAGAAQNTGTGATGAATGPVGTGEDAIGASPASAVAGPPVVPPAAEGGYGVNHDKSFRPRRQDRPQDLLETGAAYAMRVDGFRTEKHRFFGRTALVRTDAARVLEIDDPHDLARARALAPLLDAPRPGSLPTRDDIDAVVIDFDGTQTDDRVLIDSDGRELVAVHRGDGLGIAALRRAGLALLILSTEQNPVVAARARKLGIPVLHGIDRKDLALKQWCEEQGIAPSACSMSETTSTTCRASTWSVGRWRWPRRTTWCAVPPER from the coding sequence ATGCCGACCGTCCCCGAGCGGCGCGTCGTCGCCGTGATCCCCGCCCGCGGCGGATCCAAGGGCGTGCCCGCCAAGAACCTCGCCTCCGTGGGGGGTGTGCCGCTGGTCGCCCGCGCCGTCCGCGAGTGCCGCGCGAGCCGCCTGGTGACGGACGTGATCGTCTCGACCGACGACGCGGGGATCGCCGCCGCCGCGCGGGGCGCGGGCGCCGAGGTCATCCAGCGCCCCACCGACATCGCGGGCGACACGGCCACCAGCGAGGCCGCCGTCCTGCACGCGCTGGACGCGTTCGAGAGCAGGCACCGGACCACCGCCGAGGTCGTGCTGCTGGTGCAGTGCACCAGCCCGTTCATCGTCCGGGAGGACGTGGACGGCGTCGCGGCGGCGGTGCTGGAGGACGGGGCCGACAGCGCGCTGACCGTGGCCCCCTTCCACGGCTTCGTCTGGCGCGACGCGGCGGACGACGGCGGCTTCGCCGCGTACGGCACGACGGCGTACCCGGTGACGCCCGCGCCGGGCACGGCTTCCGGCGGTGTCCCGAGCGCGCGGTCGACGGCTCCGGCGGGAGCCGTACCGGCGGCGGCGCGGCGCGCCGGGGCCGGCTCGACGGGCGTCGCGGACGGATCCGCCGGGGCGGCACAGAACACCGGCACCGGTGCCACCGGCGCGGCCACCGGCCCCGTCGGCACCGGCGAGGACGCCATCGGCGCCTCCCCGGCCTCCGCCGTCGCCGGGCCCCCCGTCGTGCCCCCTGCCGCCGAAGGCGGCTACGGCGTCAACCACGACAAGTCCTTCCGCCCCCGCCGCCAGGACCGCCCCCAGGACCTGCTGGAGACCGGCGCCGCGTACGCCATGCGCGTCGACGGCTTCCGTACCGAGAAGCACCGCTTCTTCGGCCGTACCGCCCTGGTGCGCACCGACGCCGCCCGCGTGCTGGAGATCGACGATCCGCACGACCTGGCGCGCGCCCGCGCCCTCGCACCGCTGCTGGACGCCCCGCGCCCCGGCAGCCTCCCCACCCGCGACGACATCGACGCGGTGGTCATCGACTTCGACGGCACCCAGACCGACGACAGGGTGCTGATCGACTCCGACGGACGGGAACTGGTCGCCGTGCACCGCGGCGACGGACTCGGCATCGCCGCGCTGCGCCGCGCGGGGCTGGCGCTGCTGATCCTGTCCACGGAGCAGAACCCGGTCGTCGCCGCGCGTGCGCGCAAGCTCGGCATCCCCGTGCTGCACGGCATCGACCGCAAGGATCTCGCACTGAAGCAGTGGTGCGAGGAGCAGGGCATCGCCCCGAGCGCGTGCTCTATGTCGGAAACGACGTCAACGACTTGTCGTGCTTCGACGTGGTCGGTTGGCCGGTGGCGGTGGCCACGGCGCACGACGTGGTGCGCGGTGCCGCCCGAGCGGTGA
- a CDS encoding FAD-dependent monooxygenase, whose translation MPAEEASIEVLVVGAGPAGLTLAVDLARRGIRALVVERGAELFPGSRGKGLQPRTQEVFDDLGVIGAVRAAGGPYPPMMDWDGDRRLGAFQMIDSVEPTPGAPYHEVWMLPQWRTSRILYERLLELGGGVRFGTELTGFAQDADGVEARLRHADGVEARLRHADGSTTTVGARYLVAADGGRSTVRAALGIGMTGETVDPRPMLVADVRIDGIDADHWHVWQQAPGGGIALCPLAGTDHFQVVAGYEDTDAVPDTSPEAVRRLVADRTPLTAADVREVLWASTFRTRAAMADRFREGRVFLVGDAAHVHSPAGGQGLNTSVQDAYNLGWKLAHVLRHGADPALLDSYEEERLPVAAGVLGISTRIHRAAMAGDAEGQQRTAEVHQLGLSYRGGPLAAELRHALPQGALRAGDRAPDAPCALPDLTPHRLFDAFRGPHFTLLALGGCEPPPYEGDLLRTYAVGGPAPDLLDTAGHIRGGYAERGLFLIRPDGYVALAAPATPDGTRALADHLRRYGVLDRAGAGATDAYNPRRSAEV comes from the coding sequence ATGCCGGCCGAAGAAGCATCGATCGAGGTACTGGTCGTCGGCGCCGGGCCCGCGGGACTCACCCTCGCCGTCGATCTGGCCCGGCGCGGCATACGGGCCCTGGTGGTCGAGCGCGGCGCCGAGCTGTTCCCCGGCTCGCGGGGCAAGGGGCTCCAGCCGCGCACCCAGGAGGTCTTCGACGACCTCGGCGTCATCGGGGCGGTGCGGGCGGCGGGGGGCCCGTACCCGCCGATGATGGACTGGGACGGCGACCGGCGGCTGGGCGCGTTCCAGATGATCGACAGCGTCGAGCCGACGCCGGGCGCCCCGTACCACGAGGTGTGGATGCTCCCGCAGTGGCGCACCTCGCGCATCCTCTACGAGCGGCTGCTGGAGCTGGGCGGCGGCGTCCGGTTCGGCACCGAGCTGACCGGCTTCGCGCAGGACGCGGACGGGGTCGAGGCCCGACTGCGGCACGCGGACGGGGTCGAGGCCCGACTGCGGCACGCGGACGGGTCGACCACGACCGTAGGCGCCCGCTACCTCGTGGCGGCCGACGGCGGCCGGAGCACCGTCCGCGCCGCCCTGGGCATCGGCATGACCGGGGAGACCGTCGACCCGCGCCCCATGCTGGTCGCCGACGTCCGGATCGACGGGATCGACGCCGACCACTGGCACGTGTGGCAGCAGGCCCCGGGCGGCGGCATCGCGCTGTGCCCGCTCGCCGGAACCGACCACTTCCAGGTGGTCGCGGGCTACGAAGACACCGACGCCGTACCCGACACCTCACCCGAGGCCGTACGCCGACTGGTCGCGGACCGCACCCCGCTGACCGCAGCCGACGTCCGCGAGGTCCTGTGGGCCTCCACCTTCCGGACGCGTGCGGCGATGGCGGACCGGTTCCGCGAGGGCCGGGTCTTCCTCGTCGGGGACGCGGCGCATGTGCACTCCCCGGCGGGCGGCCAGGGCCTGAACACCAGCGTGCAGGACGCGTACAACCTGGGCTGGAAGCTCGCCCACGTGCTGCGCCACGGGGCCGACCCCGCACTGCTGGACTCCTACGAGGAGGAGCGGCTGCCGGTCGCCGCCGGGGTGCTGGGGATCAGCACCCGCATCCACCGGGCGGCCATGGCGGGCGACGCGGAGGGGCAGCAGCGCACCGCCGAGGTCCACCAGTTGGGGCTGTCCTACCGGGGCGGACCGCTCGCGGCGGAGCTGCGGCACGCGCTCCCGCAGGGCGCGCTGCGCGCGGGCGACCGCGCCCCCGACGCCCCGTGCGCCCTGCCGGACCTCACCCCGCACCGCCTGTTCGACGCCTTCCGCGGCCCTCATTTCACGCTGCTGGCGCTGGGCGGCTGCGAACCGCCGCCGTACGAGGGGGATCTGCTGCGGACGTACGCGGTCGGCGGCCCGGCCCCCGACCTGCTGGACACGGCGGGCCACATACGCGGCGGCTACGCCGAGCGCGGCCTGTTCCTGATCCGCCCCGACGGGTACGTGGCACTGGCCGCACCGGCCACCCCGGACGGGACGCGCGCCCTGGCCGACCACCTCAGGCGCTACGGGGTCCTGGACCGGGCAGGAGCAGGGGCGACCGACGCGTACAACCCTCGGCGCTCGGCGGAGGTCTGA
- a CDS encoding DUF6716 putative glycosyltransferase translates to MLADSDTRWKWGALTAHRLVSSDDQDDTRLDGFLLRGRATPTVRQLAEVGVRAQSLREVTGAEFVQAVSRSSYDVIVLSCVGGAVQAMLHGLARAWQAPAADAAAARRPVVVTGYVGVVYEKLADGLLLRHGADVVLANSAYDADRFRAVYRGVGADPGSVVECALPFLGGAPYAPEARKSRTYPGGTVVFAVQPSVPDNRADRTYLLRRAVEHARKHPDREVLMKLRSRPGEHTTHIEELPYQKLAARIEGGAPPNFRLSYGNMGEVLDTADLLVTVSSTAALESLHRGIPTAVLTDLGIREVLGNHHFLGSGCLASWDELDAGHLPKPDPEWVARQGVCAGGSYGTAFDAARERVAELAAAAELPPPAPYYTPTTAPGYLPRILGRYGFQPDGTPRPGAPTGDAAPSGLRRVVRNTMREAARGAYRHGVQRVAPVIRRMGEL, encoded by the coding sequence GTGCTCGCCGACTCCGACACCCGGTGGAAGTGGGGCGCGCTCACCGCGCACCGCCTGGTTTCGTCGGATGATCAGGACGACACCCGGCTGGACGGCTTCCTGCTGCGCGGCCGGGCGACGCCGACGGTGCGTCAGCTCGCCGAGGTGGGAGTGCGGGCGCAGTCGCTGCGCGAGGTCACGGGCGCGGAGTTCGTACAGGCCGTCAGCCGTTCGTCGTACGACGTGATCGTACTGTCGTGCGTCGGCGGGGCCGTGCAGGCGATGCTGCACGGACTGGCGCGGGCCTGGCAGGCACCCGCCGCGGATGCCGCGGCGGCCCGCCGCCCCGTCGTCGTCACCGGCTACGTCGGCGTCGTCTACGAGAAGCTCGCCGACGGCCTGCTGCTGCGGCACGGCGCCGATGTCGTGCTGGCGAACTCCGCCTACGACGCCGACCGGTTCCGCGCGGTCTACCGCGGCGTCGGCGCCGACCCCGGCAGCGTCGTGGAGTGCGCCCTGCCCTTCCTCGGCGGCGCACCGTACGCCCCGGAGGCGCGCAAGAGCCGTACGTATCCGGGCGGCACCGTCGTCTTCGCCGTCCAGCCGTCCGTCCCCGACAACCGCGCCGACCGTACGTACCTGCTGCGCCGCGCCGTGGAACACGCCCGCAAGCACCCCGACCGCGAGGTGCTGATGAAGCTGCGCAGCAGGCCCGGCGAGCACACCACGCACATCGAGGAACTGCCGTACCAGAAGCTGGCGGCCAGGATCGAGGGCGGCGCCCCGCCCAACTTCCGCCTCTCCTACGGCAACATGGGCGAGGTCCTGGACACCGCCGACCTGCTGGTGACGGTCAGTTCGACCGCGGCCCTGGAGTCGCTGCACCGCGGCATCCCGACCGCCGTCCTCACCGACCTGGGCATCCGCGAGGTGCTCGGCAACCACCACTTCCTGGGCTCCGGCTGCCTGGCCTCCTGGGACGAGCTCGACGCGGGCCACCTGCCGAAGCCCGACCCGGAGTGGGTCGCCCGGCAGGGCGTGTGCGCCGGTGGGAGCTACGGGACCGCCTTCGACGCGGCGCGCGAGCGGGTCGCCGAGCTGGCCGCCGCCGCCGAGCTGCCGCCGCCGGCCCCGTACTACACGCCGACCACCGCGCCCGGCTATCTGCCGCGCATCCTCGGCCGGTACGGCTTCCAGCCCGACGGCACCCCGCGGCCCGGCGCGCCCACCGGGGACGCCGCGCCCAGCGGACTGCGGCGCGTCGTCCGCAACACGATGCGGGAGGCGGCGCGCGGCGCGTACCGCCACGGCGTGCAGCGCGTGGCGCCCGTCATCCGCCGGATGGGGGAGCTGTGA
- a CDS encoding N-acetylneuraminate synthase family protein gives MSSNIRLRTLGQKIAGPGRPVYVTGEIGINHNGDLENAFKLIDVAADAGCDAVKFQKRTPEICTPRDQWDIERDTPWGRMTYIDYRHRVEFGEDEYRAIDEHCKKRGIDWFASPWDTEAVAFLEKFDLPAHKVASASLTDDELLRALRATGRTIILSTGMSTPKQIRHAVEVLGSENILLCHATSTYPAKAEELNLRVINTLQAEYPNVPIGYSGHETGLQTTLAAVALGAVFVERHITLDRAMWGSDQAASVEPQGLQRLVRDIRVVEESLGDGVKKVYESELGPMKKLRRVAGVVAQAGDREPAAV, from the coding sequence GTGAGCTCCAACATCCGCCTCCGCACCCTCGGCCAGAAGATCGCCGGCCCCGGCCGGCCCGTCTACGTCACCGGTGAGATCGGCATCAACCACAACGGCGACCTGGAGAACGCGTTCAAGCTGATCGACGTGGCCGCCGACGCCGGCTGCGACGCGGTCAAGTTCCAGAAGCGCACCCCGGAGATCTGCACCCCGCGCGACCAGTGGGACATCGAGCGCGACACGCCGTGGGGCCGGATGACGTACATCGACTACCGCCACCGGGTGGAGTTCGGCGAGGACGAGTACCGCGCCATCGACGAGCACTGCAAGAAGCGCGGCATCGACTGGTTCGCCTCCCCGTGGGACACCGAGGCCGTCGCCTTCCTGGAGAAGTTCGACCTCCCGGCCCACAAGGTCGCCTCCGCCTCGCTGACCGACGACGAGCTGCTGCGCGCGCTGCGCGCCACCGGCCGCACGATCATCCTGTCGACCGGCATGTCCACCCCGAAGCAGATCCGCCACGCGGTGGAGGTGCTCGGCAGCGAGAACATCCTGCTGTGCCACGCCACCTCGACGTACCCGGCCAAGGCCGAGGAACTGAACCTGCGCGTGATCAACACCCTGCAGGCCGAGTACCCGAACGTGCCGATCGGCTACTCCGGCCACGAGACCGGTCTGCAGACCACGCTGGCCGCCGTCGCCCTCGGCGCCGTCTTCGTCGAGCGCCACATCACCCTGGACCGCGCGATGTGGGGCTCGGACCAGGCCGCGTCCGTCGAGCCGCAGGGCCTGCAGCGCCTGGTCCGCGACATCCGCGTCGTGGAGGAGTCGTTGGGGGATGGTGTGAAGAAGGTCTACGAGAGCGAGCTCGGCCCGATGAAGAAGCTGCGCCGCGTCGCGGGCGTCGTCGCCCAGGCGGGCGACCGCGAGCCGGCCGCGGTCTGA